A single Streptomyces sp. Edi2 DNA region contains:
- a CDS encoding SDR family NAD(P)-dependent oxidoreductase, with translation MTETTSDVPGPSPHPALPDLRGQVVLVTGAAGGLGRGIALRFAAAGAAVVAHYRTGAEAARELVGRIEADGGSALALAADLADEEECHRLVAEAAGWRGRLTALVNNAGVQPTQELAGMSLADWRAVADVNVHSVFACTQAAAAVMRAGAGGSVTHIASIEADRPAPRHAHYCASKAAVVMHARTAALEYGAYGIRVNSVSPGLIDRPGLAGDWPEGVRRWQAAAPAGRLGTPQDVGDACVFLASPMASWITGHDLVVDGGVSARPTW, from the coding sequence ATGACCGAGACCACGTCCGACGTCCCCGGCCCTTCCCCTCACCCCGCTCTCCCCGACCTCCGCGGCCAGGTCGTCCTCGTCACCGGCGCCGCCGGCGGCCTCGGCCGCGGTATCGCGCTGCGGTTCGCCGCCGCGGGAGCCGCCGTCGTGGCGCATTACCGGACGGGCGCCGAGGCGGCGCGGGAGCTGGTCGGGCGGATCGAGGCGGACGGCGGGAGCGCGCTGGCGCTGGCCGCCGATCTGGCCGACGAGGAGGAGTGCCACCGCCTGGTGGCCGAGGCGGCCGGCTGGCGCGGGCGGCTGACCGCGCTGGTGAACAACGCGGGGGTGCAGCCGACGCAGGAGCTGGCGGGGATGTCACTCGCCGACTGGCGGGCGGTGGCGGACGTGAACGTGCACAGCGTCTTCGCCTGCACCCAGGCCGCGGCGGCGGTGATGCGCGCGGGCGCCGGAGGGTCGGTGACGCATATCGCCTCGATCGAGGCGGACCGGCCGGCGCCGCGGCACGCCCACTACTGCGCGTCGAAGGCGGCGGTGGTGATGCATGCGCGTACGGCGGCGCTCGAATACGGGGCATACGGCATCCGCGTCAACAGCGTCTCGCCCGGCCTGATCGACCGGCCCGGCCTGGCCGGGGACTGGCCGGAGGGGGTGCGACGCTGGCAGGCGGCGGCACCCGCCGGGCGGTTGGGCACGCCTCAGGACGTGGGCGATGCCTGTGTCTTCCTCGCCTCGCCGATGGCGTCCTGGATCACCGGGCACGATCTGGTCGTGGACGGCGGTGTGTCGGCCCGCCCCACGTGGTGA
- a CDS encoding cupin domain-containing protein, with product MGGEQPVPGDRLPEALIDFYGLTPLPREGGRFRRTWAGPERADGRPEGSAIVMLLTAEPGDFSALHRLPTDEIWHFYRGDPLALFLLPEDGGARTVVLGPDVLGGQHVQFTVPAGTWMAAEVADGGSWTLFGCTMAPGFTFEDYEHGDAAELAARFPEEAARIAALSRP from the coding sequence ATGGGCGGCGAGCAGCCGGTGCCCGGCGACCGGCTCCCCGAGGCGCTGATCGACTTCTACGGGCTGACGCCACTGCCCCGTGAAGGCGGACGGTTCCGGCGTACCTGGGCAGGCCCCGAGCGTGCCGACGGACGGCCCGAGGGCTCGGCGATCGTGATGCTGCTGACCGCCGAGCCGGGCGACTTCTCCGCCCTGCACCGGCTGCCCACCGATGAAATCTGGCACTTCTACCGCGGTGATCCGCTCGCCCTGTTCCTCCTCCCTGAAGACGGCGGCGCCCGTACGGTCGTCCTCGGGCCGGATGTGCTCGGCGGGCAGCACGTCCAGTTCACGGTGCCGGCCGGTACCTGGATGGCCGCCGAGGTCGCCGACGGCGGCTCCTGGACGCTCTTCGGCTGCACGATGGCGCCGGGTTTCACCTTCGAGGACTACGAGCACGGGGACGCCGCCGAACTGGCCGCGCGCTTCCCCGAGGAGGCAGCGCGGATCGCCGCCCTGAGCCGACCATGA
- a CDS encoding TIGR03086 family metal-binding protein → MTDMQDIPDETPASETAPAPAAAPAPSPSSAPASPPISALLEAAADAALPVLRGVRDDQLGLPTPCAEYDLRALLNHLFQVVVAFQTLAAKKDVDFSTTPDRLGEYGARWPDRFADETARLVEAWAAPGAEDGLTGGMNLPARTVGAMVLLDLTVHAWDVARATGRPYAPPVGCVAELRTLVAQMAPTARKMNVFADPLPVPPGAPALDVLLAETGRDPYWTAA, encoded by the coding sequence ATGACCGACATGCAAGACATTCCGGATGAAACGCCCGCGAGTGAAACGGCACCGGCCCCCGCGGCCGCACCGGCTCCCTCGCCCTCATCGGCCCCCGCGTCCCCACCGATCAGCGCGCTGCTCGAAGCGGCGGCCGACGCGGCGCTCCCTGTACTGCGCGGGGTGCGCGACGACCAGCTGGGACTGCCGACGCCGTGCGCCGAGTACGACCTGAGGGCGCTGCTCAACCACCTCTTCCAGGTGGTCGTCGCCTTTCAGACGCTGGCCGCCAAGAAGGACGTGGACTTCAGCACCACCCCCGACCGCCTCGGTGAGTACGGCGCGCGGTGGCCCGACCGGTTCGCCGACGAGACGGCGCGGCTGGTCGAGGCGTGGGCGGCGCCGGGCGCGGAGGACGGCCTGACCGGCGGAATGAACCTGCCGGCCCGGACCGTCGGCGCGATGGTGCTGCTGGATCTGACGGTGCACGCCTGGGACGTGGCGCGGGCGACCGGCAGGCCGTACGCGCCGCCCGTCGGGTGCGTGGCCGAGCTGCGGACACTGGTCGCACAGATGGCCCCGACGGCCCGGAAGATGAACGTCTTCGCCGACCCGCTCCCCGTCCCGCCCGGCGCCCCCGCGCTCGACGTGCTGCTGGCGGAGACCGGCCGTGACCCGTATTGGACAGCCGCCTGA
- a CDS encoding helix-turn-helix domain-containing protein, with product MAAPRRDARGIVDAPGLFTRVQFRRRTPAAPLRPYVEHYWLIDWDLSEPYATHVVPHPCVNLVFQRYADRPGFGEVAGVGLELFAQKLTGRGRVCGVQFRPGGFRPFTPERPATDWTDRRLPLATVFGATDATATGTTTPDTAAPGTATPGVTAAGAAAAVLEPDDEDARVAALDAFLIPRVHAGPRILAQADLVMGLADRIRTDRTIRRVADFAQAEGMSVRALQRLFAGYVGVSPKWVLLRYRVHEALERAASDAEVDWAALAAELGYSDQAHLIREVSATVGVPPTTYVR from the coding sequence ATGGCCGCTCCACGGCGCGATGCCCGGGGCATCGTCGACGCCCCCGGACTCTTCACGCGGGTGCAGTTCCGCCGCCGCACCCCCGCCGCACCACTGCGCCCCTACGTCGAGCACTACTGGCTGATCGACTGGGATCTGTCCGAGCCGTATGCCACGCATGTCGTTCCGCACCCCTGCGTGAACCTCGTCTTCCAGCGGTACGCCGACCGGCCCGGCTTCGGTGAGGTCGCGGGCGTCGGGCTGGAGCTGTTCGCACAGAAGCTGACGGGGCGCGGGCGGGTGTGCGGGGTGCAGTTCCGGCCCGGCGGGTTCCGGCCGTTCACCCCGGAGCGGCCCGCCACGGACTGGACGGACCGCCGGTTGCCGCTGGCCACGGTGTTCGGGGCCACCGATGCCACGGCCACCGGCACCACCACCCCCGACACCGCCGCCCCCGGCACTGCTACGCCCGGCGTCACGGCCGCCGGTGCCGCAGCCGCCGTACTGGAGCCGGACGACGAGGACGCCCGGGTGGCCGCGCTCGACGCGTTCCTGATCCCCCGCGTGCATGCCGGGCCCCGGATCCTCGCCCAGGCCGACCTCGTCATGGGACTGGCCGACCGGATCCGCACGGACCGTACGATCCGCCGGGTCGCGGACTTCGCGCAGGCCGAGGGCATGTCCGTACGGGCCCTGCAGCGGCTGTTCGCCGGATACGTCGGGGTCAGCCCCAAGTGGGTACTGCTGCGCTACCGGGTGCACGAGGCCCTGGAGCGCGCCGCGTCCGACGCGGAGGTCGACTGGGCCGCGCTCGCCGCCGAACTGGGCTACAGCGATCAGGCGCATCTGATTCGCGAGGTCAGCGCCACCGTCGGGGTCCCGCCCACCACCTACGTCCGCTGA
- a CDS encoding TetR family transcriptional regulator: protein MVEHAPSPAEAAPVAPAAPDSPADPARPRRSAATRAAILAAARDRFAADGYERATIRAIARDADIDPSMVMRYYGNKAGLFAAASEIEVHAPDLTHVPRHEAGARLVRHLLERWECDETLTGMMRVGVTNEAGAQRMRGVFAEQIKPVLAAVCPVPDEAPTRAALIASQILGMALCRYVLRIPPAVNLSHDEVVAWLAPTIQRYLTAEQP, encoded by the coding sequence ATGGTCGAACACGCTCCCTCCCCCGCCGAGGCCGCGCCTGTCGCGCCTGCCGCGCCCGACAGCCCGGCGGACCCCGCCCGCCCCCGCCGCTCCGCCGCGACGCGCGCCGCGATCCTGGCCGCCGCCCGGGACCGCTTCGCCGCGGACGGCTATGAGCGCGCCACGATCCGCGCCATCGCCAGGGACGCGGACATCGACCCGTCGATGGTGATGCGCTACTACGGAAACAAGGCCGGTCTCTTCGCGGCCGCCTCCGAGATCGAGGTGCACGCCCCGGATCTCACCCACGTACCGCGCCATGAGGCCGGCGCCCGGCTCGTACGCCACCTTCTGGAGCGCTGGGAGTGCGACGAGACGCTGACCGGCATGATGCGCGTCGGGGTCACCAACGAGGCGGGCGCGCAGCGGATGCGAGGCGTGTTCGCCGAACAGATCAAGCCGGTCCTGGCCGCGGTCTGCCCGGTGCCCGACGAGGCGCCGACCCGTGCCGCGCTGATCGCGTCCCAGATACTCGGCATGGCGCTGTGCCGCTATGTACTGCGCATCCCGCCGGCCGTGAATCTCAGCCACGACGAGGTCGTCGCCTGGCTGGCTCCCACCATCCAGCGCTATCTGACGGCCGAACAGCCCTGA
- a CDS encoding FAD-dependent monooxygenase: MDAMNHKPGHDGHDGHDGSSGHDGRSAHSRHDDHGSPGTDATRKNRDRKDHDRKDRDRVARDTDVIVVGAGPTGLLLAGDLAEAGLGVTLLERRPATISNLTRALAVHARTLEQLDARGLADELVAGGHRVPAIRLFGDATFDATRLRSRFPFVLITPQFEVERLLERRARRAGVVFRYDSEVLGLDQDADGVTVRFRTADGLGSIRAAYTVGTDGVRSIVREALGLPFPGKSVIRSLVLADVRLSREPESPFTVAANGDAFALVGSFGDGWYRVIGWNRHRQADDDAPVGLDEVREFTRLALGNDYGVPEVRWVSRFHSDERQAPRYRVGRVFLAGDAAHVHSPAGGQGMNTGLQDAANLSWKLTAVLRGHSPDSLLDSYQTERHPVGKQVLRSSGALIRLALLHTAPGRAVRTLAARLVNHLPPLSGRAIRTVSGIGIAYKAGPGAHPLAGRRAPDIRLADGGRLYALLRQGRFVLLTPADEPGVPHTPPGKEDSPRSAAGRVVTASWRSGRRTALLVRPDGYIAWATDATAPAERAAALRSALLHWTGAAPEDGDPIGTGRPASLTAPAHAADMPGDR; encoded by the coding sequence ATGGATGCCATGAACCACAAGCCCGGTCACGACGGCCACGACGGCCACGACGGCAGCAGCGGTCACGACGGCCGCAGCGCTCACAGCCGCCACGACGACCACGGCTCCCCCGGAACGGACGCGACGCGGAAGAACCGCGATCGCAAGGACCACGACCGGAAGGACCGCGACCGGGTGGCCCGCGATACGGACGTCATCGTCGTGGGCGCGGGCCCGACCGGCCTGCTGCTCGCCGGGGACCTCGCCGAGGCGGGCCTGGGTGTCACGCTCCTGGAGCGCCGCCCCGCCACGATCAGCAATCTCACCCGGGCCCTGGCGGTCCATGCCCGCACCCTTGAGCAACTGGACGCCCGGGGCCTCGCCGACGAGCTGGTCGCCGGCGGCCACCGGGTCCCCGCCATCCGCCTGTTCGGGGACGCCACCTTCGATGCGACCCGGCTCCGCTCCCGCTTCCCGTTCGTGCTGATCACCCCGCAGTTCGAGGTGGAGCGGCTGCTGGAGCGGCGGGCCCGCCGGGCCGGGGTCGTCTTCCGCTACGACTCCGAAGTGCTCGGCCTCGATCAGGACGCGGACGGCGTGACGGTGCGCTTCCGTACCGCCGACGGCCTCGGCAGCATCCGTGCCGCCTACACCGTCGGCACCGATGGCGTCCGCAGCATCGTCCGCGAAGCCCTCGGCCTGCCGTTCCCCGGCAAGTCCGTGATCCGCTCCCTGGTACTCGCCGATGTCCGGCTGAGCCGGGAGCCCGAGTCCCCCTTCACCGTCGCCGCCAACGGCGACGCCTTCGCCCTGGTCGGCTCGTTCGGCGACGGCTGGTACCGCGTCATCGGCTGGAACCGCCACCGCCAGGCCGACGACGACGCGCCCGTCGGTCTCGACGAGGTCCGCGAGTTCACCCGGCTCGCCCTCGGCAATGACTACGGCGTCCCCGAAGTCCGCTGGGTCTCCCGCTTCCACAGCGACGAGCGCCAGGCCCCCCGCTACCGCGTGGGCCGCGTGTTCCTCGCCGGCGATGCCGCGCATGTGCACTCCCCCGCCGGCGGCCAGGGCATGAACACCGGCCTCCAGGACGCCGCCAACCTCAGCTGGAAGCTCACCGCTGTGCTCCGGGGCCACTCCCCCGACAGCCTCCTGGACAGCTATCAGACCGAGCGCCACCCCGTGGGCAAGCAGGTGCTGCGCAGCAGTGGCGCCCTCATCCGGCTCGCCCTGCTGCACACCGCCCCCGGACGCGCCGTCCGCACACTCGCCGCCCGGCTCGTCAACCATCTGCCGCCGCTGTCCGGCCGCGCGATCCGCACCGTCTCCGGCATCGGCATCGCCTACAAGGCCGGGCCCGGCGCCCACCCCCTCGCCGGCCGGCGCGCCCCCGACATCCGCCTGGCCGACGGCGGGCGCCTCTACGCACTCCTGCGGCAGGGGAGGTTCGTCCTCCTCACCCCCGCCGACGAGCCCGGCGTTCCCCACACTCCGCCGGGCAAGGAGGACTCCCCCCGGTCCGCCGCCGGCCGTGTCGTCACCGCCTCCTGGCGCAGCGGCCGCCGCACGGCGCTTCTCGTCCGCCCCGACGGCTATATCGCCTGGGCCACCGATGCCACGGCCCCCGCCGAGCGCGCCGCGGCGCTACGCTCCGCTCTCCTCCACTGGACCGGCGCCGCTCCCGAGGACGGCGACCCCATAGGCACCGGCCGGCCCGCCTCCCTCACCGCTCCAGCACATGCCGCAGATATGCCCGGGGATCGTTGA
- a CDS encoding AAA family ATPase codes for MLIERAYVDVPEGEGTAGDGWPWTVPCVRQLADEGLAFRAPVTFLVGENGSGKSTLAEALAEGFGLDSYGGSAGYKYASSREASLLGGLMRFDPTREGRRMVRGPRGRRRGFFLRAETALEALNGERRSNRLSRSPDEMSHGEGFLMAFRERFSQQGLYVMDEPEAALSFSSCLELVGLMDELGSGGAQIICATHSPLLTALPGAAIVEVGEHGMRSVEWAELGLVDHWRRYLNDPRAYLRHVLER; via the coding sequence ATGCTGATCGAACGGGCTTACGTGGACGTTCCGGAGGGGGAGGGGACGGCCGGGGACGGCTGGCCCTGGACGGTGCCGTGTGTGCGCCAGCTGGCCGACGAGGGGCTGGCCTTCCGTGCTCCGGTCACGTTTCTGGTGGGGGAGAACGGTTCGGGCAAGTCGACGCTGGCCGAGGCACTGGCGGAAGGCTTCGGACTGGATTCGTACGGCGGCTCGGCGGGATACAAGTACGCGAGTTCACGGGAAGCGTCGCTGCTCGGCGGGCTGATGCGGTTCGACCCGACGCGGGAGGGGCGCCGGATGGTGCGCGGGCCGCGGGGCCGCAGGCGGGGCTTCTTCCTACGGGCCGAGACGGCGCTGGAGGCGCTGAACGGGGAGCGGAGGTCGAACCGGCTGTCCCGGTCCCCGGACGAGATGAGCCACGGGGAGGGCTTTCTGATGGCCTTCCGGGAGCGGTTCTCGCAGCAGGGCCTGTATGTGATGGACGAGCCCGAGGCCGCCCTGTCCTTCTCCTCCTGCCTGGAACTGGTCGGGTTGATGGACGAGTTGGGGAGCGGTGGCGCGCAGATCATCTGCGCCACGCACTCACCGCTGCTGACGGCGCTGCCCGGTGCGGCGATCGTGGAGGTCGGCGAGCACGGGATGCGGAGCGTGGAGTGGGCGGAGCTGGGGCTGGTCGACCACTGGCGGCGCTATCTCAACGATCCCCGGGCATATCTGCGGCATGTGCTGGAGCGGTGA
- a CDS encoding YnfA family protein, whose translation MLFARSAALFLVAALFEIGGAWLVWQGVREHKGWVWIGAGVIALGAYGWVATFQPDAAFGRILAAYGGVFVAGSLAWGAIADGYRPDRWDVTGALICLAGMAVIMYAPRGR comes from the coding sequence ATGCTGTTCGCCCGCTCCGCCGCCCTCTTCCTCGTCGCCGCCCTCTTCGAAATCGGCGGTGCCTGGCTGGTCTGGCAGGGCGTCCGCGAACACAAGGGCTGGGTCTGGATCGGCGCCGGAGTGATCGCGCTCGGGGCGTACGGCTGGGTCGCCACGTTCCAGCCGGACGCCGCGTTCGGCCGCATCCTCGCCGCGTACGGCGGTGTCTTCGTCGCCGGATCGCTGGCCTGGGGCGCGATCGCCGACGGCTACCGCCCCGACCGCTGGGATGTGACCGGCGCACTGATCTGCCTGGCCGGAATGGCAGTGATCATGTATGCCCCCAGAGGCCGTTGA
- a CDS encoding SDR family oxidoreductase, whose protein sequence is MTAEVRTAVVTGASSGIGAATARALAAAGYRVVLTARRKDRIEALAAELPDAEAYALDVTDRAAVDAFAAALERYPSVDVLVNNAGGAYGAEPVATGDPADWRAMYEVNVLGVLHMTQALLPALTASGEGTVVVLSSTAGHGTYEGGGGYVAAKHGAHVIAETLRLELCGEPVRVIEVAPGMVKTDEFATTRFRGDSAKAAKVYEGVDQPLNADDVADTITWAITRPAHVNIDLLVVRPRAQASNSKVHRTT, encoded by the coding sequence ATGACCGCCGAGGTCCGTACCGCCGTCGTCACCGGAGCGAGCAGCGGCATCGGCGCCGCCACCGCGCGGGCCCTGGCCGCTGCCGGCTACCGCGTGGTGCTCACCGCCCGCCGCAAGGACCGCATCGAAGCGCTCGCCGCCGAGCTGCCGGACGCCGAGGCTTACGCCCTCGACGTCACCGACCGCGCCGCCGTCGACGCCTTCGCGGCCGCCCTCGAGCGCTACCCCTCCGTCGACGTCCTGGTCAACAACGCCGGCGGGGCCTACGGCGCGGAGCCGGTCGCCACCGGCGACCCCGCCGACTGGCGCGCGATGTACGAGGTCAATGTGCTGGGCGTGCTCCACATGACCCAGGCACTGCTGCCCGCCCTCACCGCCTCCGGCGAGGGCACGGTCGTCGTCCTCTCCTCCACCGCCGGCCACGGCACCTACGAGGGCGGCGGCGGTTATGTCGCCGCCAAGCACGGCGCCCATGTCATCGCCGAAACGCTCCGCCTGGAGCTGTGCGGCGAGCCGGTGCGCGTCATCGAGGTCGCCCCGGGCATGGTCAAGACCGACGAGTTCGCCACCACCCGCTTCCGTGGCGACTCCGCCAAGGCGGCCAAGGTCTACGAGGGCGTCGACCAGCCGCTGAACGCGGACGATGTCGCCGACACCATCACCTGGGCGATCACCCGCCCCGCCCACGTCAACATCGACCTGCTGGTGGTCCGCCCCCGCGCCCAGGCCTCCAACTCCAAGGTCCACCGCACCACCTGA
- a CDS encoding type A2 lantipeptide produces MRKDSMPQNEAHEIADSELDNVSGGILGAENLLGGADSSLPTLPALPALGGSVSGGVSGQIGPVSGHAGISGGAGL; encoded by the coding sequence ATGCGTAAGGACTCCATGCCCCAGAACGAGGCTCACGAGATCGCCGACAGCGAACTGGACAATGTCTCCGGCGGAATTCTCGGGGCCGAAAACCTGCTGGGCGGCGCAGACTCCTCCCTGCCCACTCTGCCTGCGCTGCCCGCTCTGGGTGGCTCGGTTTCGGGCGGCGTGAGCGGTCAGATAGGCCCCGTCTCGGGCCATGCAGGGATCTCCGGCGGCGCCGGCCTCTGA